Proteins from a single region of Drosophila biarmipes strain raj3 chromosome 3R, RU_DBia_V1.1, whole genome shotgun sequence:
- the LOC108024813 gene encoding TBC1 domain family member whacked yields MATAPRSLDTISLCSTVSSCPDRNGFYGGFQRSDKPKEPLSKAQIIAREKKWLYMIEHWSIYMSKNYKKIRDRCRKGIPKSVRPKAWFYLSGAYLLKKKNPNVYYELLEKPGNPTTIEEIKKDKHRQFPFHEMFLDEQKVGQIELFNVLKAYSIYNPKVGFCQAQAPIAAFLLMHLPAEDAFWVFVSVCDVYLQDYFIPGLEVIQNDAGIMEGLLKKTCPPVYRHLQKHKVEPLLYMTDWFLCAMTRTLPWETLLRVWDCFLAEGIRVIFKVALVIIGASLSRHKVRKTCTGLCETLAVLRSPEEHIVEEEFIINNMMRLNLRVEDFQIEHTRQKARRAKQKAQQEAEASGSSNGHRRNMPTL; encoded by the exons ATGGCCACGGCACCGCGATCCCTGGACACCATCTCCCTCTGCTCGACCGTCTCCAGCTGCCCGGACCGAAATGGCTTCTACGGCGGTTTCCAGCGCTCCGACAAGCCCAAGGAGCCGCTGTCCAAGGCACAGATCATAGCGCGGGAGAAAAAGTGGCTCTACATGATAGAACACTGGTCCATTTACAtgtccaaaaactacaaaaag ATCCGAGATCGCTGTCGCAAGGGTATACCCAAGTCGGTGCGGCCCAAGGCCTGGTTCTATTTATCGGGGGCGTATCTGCTGAAGAAAAAGAACCCCAATGTGTATTACGAGCTGCTGGAGAAGCCCGGAAACCCCACGACAATCGAAGAAATCAAGAAAGACAAGCATCGCCAGTTTCCCTTCCACGAAATGTTTCTCGACGAGCAGAAGGTCGGACAGATCGAACTCTTTAATGTGCTAAAGGCTTACTCGATATATAATCCCAAAGTGGGTTTCTGCCAGGCGCAGGCACCGATAGCGGCTTTTCTATTGATGCATCTGCCCGCGGAGGACGCCTTCTGGGTGTTCGTCAGCGTGTGCGATGT ATATCTGCAGGACTATTTCATACCCGGCTTGGAGGTAATCCAGAACGATGCGGGCATCATGGAGGGCCTGCTGAAGAAGACGTGCCCACCCGTCTACCGGCACTTGCAAAAGCACAAAGTGGAGCCGCTGCTCTACATGACCGACTGGTTCCTGTGTGCCATGACGCGCACTCTGCCCTGGGAGACGCTGCTGCGCGTTTGGGACTGTTTCCTAGCCGAAGGCATTCGGGTCATCTTTAAGGTGGCCCTGGTCATCATCGGAGCCTCGCTGAGTCGGCACAAGGTGAGAAAAACGTGCACTGGCCTCTGCGAGACGTTGGCCGTGCTGCGGTCCCCCGAGGAGCACATTGTGGAGGAGGAATTCATCATTAACAATATGATGCGACTCAATCTGCGCGTCGAGGACTTCCAGATCGAGCATACGCGCCAAAAGGCTCGTCGTGCCAAACAGAAGGCTCAGCAGGAGGCGGAGGCCAGTGGTTCCAGCAACGGACATCGACGGAACATGCCAACGCTGTGA
- the LOC108024375 gene encoding uncharacterized protein LOC108024375 has translation MELKSQAWMKCMLVFILVMMVTFVGSLRTDEEFALKEKKILKIERFLQREREQIVEFEKSGSEKYIRISASAVDPESYLGKLFRMFYRKYIDFHLDKLSRDYKTLLDYTTRTTHSVLLESFAKQQFLRRNPGKSFNFHFQTTFLYRGDSFIASLANDNQLNPNITCRARHSPQQFLYMFYTLSVLYAAKEHALIQWSTLYLYKSSNWTYAFYAKEARRNYDMWLQGAQSAIEGPIVTADRKVWRCDPEDHKLGETYERVTRLLQGYITNEVDLSKDETCFNECADYKFTRDEGYTESPFSPTHSRCSGNVHDCRYMESEMRVCEADEGSDRRYQFIQYESGLVHGQKDVCSYSFPQVESWRRWIFWRCSYCLCLCDDTSDQSDRFFSLRSVESDVARNRVVTGLRFVKRNRIFHLQIQEGKLLPHGVVNNTEWKPVDEFEVAGKGVWKDIDYHQLSYESRSIDLDEVKVDNNSVVTGLRFQMVGNHLNLQARFSEIDFESGQLRGDSFWKSGGTDQPRQKLLLENPDVPTRSNSTIPLSSDNQYIDFTHSGFKDDAAQSTVPFIDIQEVTSDEPVPLSGIGIYYKGLRGYGGFLAPKLITYDYSPYVKVPTWASTNLPYEEPSSDENISSEEVTPLDDLFSKISDQSDEEDLFSAERKENGQSEYDDGDYYTE, from the exons ATGGAGCTCAAATCACAGGCCTGGATGAAATGCATGCTTGTCTTTATCCTGGTCATGATGGTGACCTTTGTAGGGTCCTTACGCACAGATGAGGAGTTTGCactaaaagaaaagaaaatattaaaaatcgaGCGCTTTTTGCAAAGAGAAAGAGAGCAGATAGTTGAGTTTGAAAAATCGGGCAGTGAGAAG TACATACGCATTTCGGCGTCTGCCGTGGATCCAGAAAGCTATTTGGGGAAATTGTTTCGGATGTTTTATAGAaaatacatagattttcacCTGGACAAACTATCAAGAGATTATAAAACCTTGCTAGACTATACCACTCGAACTACACATTCAGTATTGCTTGAAAGTTTTGCAAAGCAACAATTCTTAAGACGAAACCCAGGTAAAAGtttcaatttccatttccaaactacttttttgtatagaggCGATAGTTTCATAGCGAGTCTGGCGaatgacaatcag CTGAACCCCAATATAACCTGCCGAGCTCGGCATTCTCCCCAGCAATTCCTCTACATGTTCTATACGCTAAGCGTGCTGTACGCTGCAAAGGAACACGCCTTGATTCAGTGGTCCACTTTGTACCTTTATAAGTCGTCAAACTGGACTTACGCCTTCTATGCAAAAGAAGCTAGGAGAAATTACGATATGTGGCTACAAGGTGCGCAGAGTGCGATAGAGGGCCCTATAGTCACAGCGGATCGCAAGGTTTGGCGCTGCGATCCGGAGGATCACAAGCTGGGGGAGACCTACGAGAGGGTCACCCGCCTCTTGCAAGGATACATCACTAACGAGGTGGATCTCAGCAAGGACGAGACTTGCTTCAACGAGTGTGCCGACTACAAGTTCACCAGAGATGAGGGCTACACCGAAAGTCCTTTCTCCCCCACCCATTCCCGGTGCTCTGGTAACGTGCATGACTGCCGCTACATGGAGTCCGAGATGAGGGTGTGTGAGGCGGATGAGGGCTCCGACAGGCGGTACCAGTTCATCCAGTACGAGAGCGGCCTGGTGCACGGCCAAAAGGACGTTTGCAGCTATAGCTTTCCCCAAGTAGAAAGCTGGCGTCGCTGGATCTTCTGGAGATGCAGCTACTGCCTGTGCCTGTGCGATGATACCAGCGATCAGTCGGATCGCTTCTTCAGCCTAAGATCTGTGGAGTCCGATGTGGCGAGAAACAG GGTCGTGACGGGCCTGCGATTCGTGAAGCGCAACCGCATTTTCCACCTGCAGATACAGGAGGGTAAGCTCTTGCCACACGGAGTCGTCAACAATACCGAATGGAAGCCAGTGGACGAGTTCGAAGTCGCCGGAAAGGGAGTGTGGAAGGACATAGACTACCACCAGCTGAGCTATGAAAGCCGTTCCATTGACCTGGATGAGGTGAAAGTGGACAACAATTCTGTGGTCACCGGACTGCGTTTCCAAATGGTTGGAAACCATCTTAACTTACAGGCTCGGTTCAGCGAGATCGACTTTGAAAGCGGCCAGTTAAGGGGGGACAGCTTCTGGAAGTCAGGTGGCACCGATCAACCCAG GCAAAAATTGCTTCTTGAGAATCCCGACGTTCCCACGCGATCCAACTCCACGATACCTCTTTCAAGCGATAACCAGTACATTGATTTTACTCATTCCGGATTCAAAGATGATGCTGCCCAGTCCACAGTGCCCTTCATCGACATCCAGGAAGTAACCTCGGACGAACCGGTACCGCTCTCGGGAATCGGTATATATTACAAGGGTCTACGTGGCTATGGTGGCTTCCTGGCTCCCAAACTTATAACATACGACTACTCGCCCTACGTTAAAGTGCCCACGTGGGCGTCGACGAATTTGCCTTATGAAGAACCGTCATCTGATGAAAATATATCGTCAGAAGAAGTAACACCATTAGatgatttattttcaaagatATCAGATCAAAGTGATGAAGAAGACTTATTTTCAGCTGAAAGGAAAGAAAATGGGCAGTCAGAATATGATGATGGGGATTACTATACTGAATAA